From a region of the Actinomadura luzonensis genome:
- a CDS encoding APC family permease, whose translation MPEELARRLGTADAVVVGLSAMIGAGVFAAFAPAAAAAGPWLPLSLALAAVVAYCNATSSARLAALYPESGGTYVYGRRRLGHLWGYLAGWGFTVGKTASCAAMALTFGAYAAPALARPLAIGAVVALTVLNLYGVQRSAGVARVLVAFVLAVLAAVVVAGLTSGVTESWVAYAPLTEPPGFDLRGVLQGGGLLFFAFAGYARIATLGEEVRDPARTIPRAVTVALGVTLVVYALVAFAALRVLGDGPLARSAAPLADLVRRAGAAWLVPVVQTGAAVAALGALLALLLGVSRTVLAMARERDLPGVLAAVDPVRQVPRRAELAVGAAVVVLLLVADLRGAIGFSSFGVLVYYALANASAYTLSRAEGAPPKVVPVLGLALCLVLAATLPLASVVAGLAVFAVGVVAWLARHRPAPR comes from the coding sequence ATGCCCGAAGAGCTGGCGCGGCGGCTCGGCACCGCCGACGCGGTCGTCGTGGGGCTGAGCGCGATGATCGGCGCGGGCGTCTTCGCCGCCTTCGCCCCGGCCGCGGCGGCCGCCGGGCCGTGGCTGCCGCTCTCCCTCGCGCTCGCCGCCGTGGTCGCCTACTGCAACGCCACGTCCTCCGCCCGCCTGGCCGCGCTCTACCCCGAGTCCGGCGGCACCTACGTCTACGGCCGGCGGCGGCTCGGCCACCTGTGGGGCTACCTCGCGGGCTGGGGCTTCACGGTCGGCAAGACGGCCTCCTGCGCCGCGATGGCGCTCACCTTCGGCGCGTACGCGGCCCCCGCCCTGGCCCGGCCGCTGGCGATCGGCGCGGTCGTGGCCCTGACCGTGCTCAACCTGTACGGCGTGCAGCGCTCGGCCGGGGTGGCGCGGGTGCTGGTGGCGTTCGTGCTGGCGGTCCTGGCCGCCGTGGTCGTCGCGGGCCTGACCAGCGGCGTCACCGAGTCCTGGGTCGCCTACGCCCCGCTCACCGAGCCGCCGGGCTTCGACCTGCGGGGCGTGCTCCAGGGTGGCGGCCTGCTCTTCTTCGCCTTCGCCGGCTACGCCCGCATCGCGACGCTCGGCGAGGAGGTCCGCGACCCGGCCCGCACCATCCCGAGGGCCGTCACCGTCGCGCTCGGCGTCACCCTCGTCGTCTACGCGCTGGTCGCCTTCGCGGCGCTGCGCGTGCTCGGCGACGGGCCGCTGGCCAGGTCCGCCGCGCCGCTGGCCGACCTGGTCCGGCGGGCGGGCGCCGCCTGGCTGGTGCCGGTCGTGCAGACGGGGGCCGCGGTGGCGGCGCTCGGGGCGCTGCTGGCGCTGCTGCTCGGCGTCTCGCGCACGGTGCTGGCCATGGCCCGCGAGCGCGACCTGCCGGGCGTGCTGGCCGCGGTCGACCCGGTCCGGCAGGTGCCGAGGCGGGCCGAGCTGGCGGTGGGCGCGGCCGTGGTCGTGCTGCTGCTGGTGGCCGACCTGCGCGGCGCGATCGGGTTCTCCTCGTTCGGGGTGCTGGTCTACTACGCGCTCGCCAACGCCAGCGCGTACACGCTGAGCCGCGCCGAGGGCGCGCCGCCGAAGGTCGTGCCGGTGCTGGGGCTGGCGCTGTGCCTGGTGCTGGCGGCCACGCTGCCGCTCGCGTCCGTGGTGGCCGGGCTGGCGGTGTTCGCGGTGGGGGTCGTCGCCTGGCTGGCGCGGCACCGGCCCGCGCCGCGCTGA
- a CDS encoding universal stress protein, translated as MTILIAYDGSDDAKAAIAFAGQMFKGERAVVLTVWERLAMSSARASAGLMLTIDGDGAGDEAIGQAMSELAQRGADLARQAGLEATPRCESDAVAVWATIVDVADELGATLIVTGTRGLGGVRSLLLGSTSDRVLHHARRPVLVVPAPQGDA; from the coding sequence ATGACGATCCTGATTGCGTACGACGGCTCCGACGACGCCAAGGCCGCCATCGCCTTCGCCGGCCAGATGTTCAAGGGCGAGCGGGCCGTCGTGCTGACGGTGTGGGAGCGGCTGGCGATGAGCTCGGCCCGGGCGTCGGCGGGCCTCATGCTGACCATCGACGGCGACGGGGCCGGCGACGAGGCGATCGGGCAGGCGATGAGCGAGCTGGCGCAGCGGGGCGCCGACCTGGCCAGACAGGCCGGTCTTGAGGCCACGCCGCGGTGCGAGTCCGACGCGGTGGCCGTGTGGGCGACGATCGTGGATGTGGCCGACGAGCTCGGCGCCACGCTCATCGTGACCGGCACCCGCGGGCTCGGCGGGGTGCGCTCGCTGCTGCTGGGCAGCACCTCCGACCGCGTCCTCCACCACGCGCGCCGCCCGGTCCTGGTGGTCCCCGCCCCGCAGGGCGACGCCTGA
- a CDS encoding DUF998 domain-containing protein, with protein MKGLLVSGFATVGAGTGAMLTLHAEAGLDPMHTVISEYAFQQSGWLLPASLTLFAVGSTLIAEAMRRAGGNRWVVGLLLAWGASMFLIGAFPTDRPGVPLSLSGGIHRYAAFAAFLMMPVAGLLLARARIRYARAVRVLCLVALGALVLVVVPYVVRMFGIPLTNDDIPAGLIQRTVVVTELGVLALAGMSLLRPVAGRALAARPAVRQA; from the coding sequence ATGAAGGGATTGCTCGTCAGTGGATTCGCGACCGTCGGCGCCGGGACCGGCGCCATGCTCACCCTGCACGCCGAGGCGGGGCTCGACCCGATGCACACCGTGATCAGCGAGTACGCCTTCCAGCAGTCCGGCTGGCTGCTGCCGGCCTCGCTGACCCTGTTCGCGGTGGGCTCGACGCTCATCGCGGAGGCGATGCGCCGGGCCGGGGGCAACCGGTGGGTCGTGGGGCTGCTGCTGGCGTGGGGCGCGAGCATGTTCCTCATCGGGGCCTTCCCCACCGACCGGCCGGGCGTGCCGTTGTCGTTGTCGGGCGGCATCCACCGCTACGCCGCCTTCGCCGCCTTCCTGATGATGCCGGTGGCGGGGCTGCTGCTGGCCAGGGCCAGGATCAGGTACGCCCGCGCGGTGCGGGTGCTGTGCCTGGTGGCGCTCGGGGCGCTGGTGCTGGTCGTGGTCCCGTACGTGGTGCGCATGTTCGGCATCCCGCTCACCAACGACGACATCCCCGCCGGGCTCATCCAGCGGACCGTCGTGGTGACCGAGCTGGGGGTGCTGGCGCTGGCCGGGATGTCGCTGCTGCGGCCGGTGGCGGGACGCGCCCTGGCCGCCCGCCCGGCAGTCCGCCAGGCGTGA
- a CDS encoding aldo/keto reductase, producing MNKRTLGTGGPEVSELGLGCMGMSEFYGPADEKESIAVIHRALDLGIDFLDTADMYGRGANEELVGRAIRDRRDEVVLATKFGVRREGASRSIENSPDYIRSACDASLRRLGVDHIDLYYMHRRNPDVPIEESVGAMADLVRAGKVRHLGLSEVSAETLRAAAAVHPIAALQSEYSLFTRGLEAEILPAARELGIALVAYSPISRGLLTGAMPVADELPADDFRRHFPRLSGENAEHNARLVAEVKRVADAAGITVAQLALAWVLAQGEDVVPIPGTKRLAYLEENAAAADVTLTAEQLAALAAAVPADAVAGQRYPSMAEVER from the coding sequence ATGAACAAGCGCACTCTCGGCACCGGCGGACCGGAGGTCTCCGAGCTCGGCCTCGGCTGCATGGGCATGTCCGAGTTCTACGGCCCGGCCGACGAGAAGGAGTCGATCGCGGTCATCCACCGCGCGCTCGACCTCGGCATCGACTTCCTGGACACGGCCGACATGTACGGCAGGGGCGCCAACGAGGAGCTGGTCGGCCGCGCCATCAGGGACCGGCGGGACGAGGTCGTGCTGGCCACCAAGTTCGGCGTGCGGCGCGAGGGCGCCTCCCGCTCCATCGAGAACAGCCCCGACTACATCCGCTCCGCCTGCGACGCCTCGCTGCGCCGCCTCGGCGTGGACCACATCGACCTCTACTACATGCACCGCCGCAACCCGGACGTGCCCATCGAGGAGTCGGTCGGGGCCATGGCCGACCTCGTCCGGGCGGGCAAGGTGCGCCACCTCGGCCTGTCGGAGGTGAGCGCGGAGACGCTGCGCGCGGCGGCCGCCGTGCACCCGATCGCGGCGCTGCAGAGCGAGTACTCGCTGTTCACGCGGGGCCTGGAGGCGGAGATCCTGCCGGCGGCCCGCGAGCTCGGCATCGCGCTGGTGGCGTACTCGCCGATCAGCAGGGGCCTGCTCACCGGCGCGATGCCGGTCGCCGACGAGCTGCCGGCCGACGACTTCCGCCGCCACTTCCCGCGCCTGTCGGGCGAGAACGCCGAGCACAACGCCCGGCTGGTGGCCGAGGTCAAGCGCGTCGCCGACGCGGCCGGCATCACGGTGGCGCAGCTCGCGCTGGCCTGGGTGCTCGCCCAGGGCGAGGACGTCGTGCCGATCCCCGGCACCAAGCGCCTGGCGTACCTGGAGGAGAACGCGGCGGCGGCCGACGTCACGCTCACCGCCGAGCAGCTCGCCGCGCTGGCCGCGGCCGTGCCCGCGGACGCGGTGGCCGGTCAGCGCTACCCCAGCATGGCGGAGGTCGAGCGCTGA
- a CDS encoding anti-sigma factor RsbA family regulatory protein encodes MTLAGPFSHPALFYRSSGEYVAATTAFVRAGLTAGEPVAVAAPAANLALIADGLGADAAAVRLVDMSRAGRNPGRILPAVLHDFADAHPGGRVRIIGEPIWPGRSATEYPACAQHEALINLSFAGRHVTILCPYDVAALTPEVVEEATRTHPVLWDDEGERPSAHYAPGQVVEEHNRPFPEPAEYLALRFDHTNLSAARHLATRRAALLGFAGDRLDDIRLVVAELGANSLDHGGGAGTIRVWAEDDRLVCEVSDRGHIRDPLAGRRPVDPRLPGSRGLLIVNLLADLVRVHTRPGATVVRAYFDRAAAPRAAG; translated from the coding sequence ATGACGCTCGCCGGACCCTTCTCGCACCCTGCGCTGTTCTACCGCAGCTCAGGGGAGTACGTCGCGGCCACGACGGCCTTCGTGCGCGCGGGCCTGACGGCGGGGGAGCCGGTCGCGGTCGCCGCGCCCGCCGCCAACCTCGCGCTGATCGCCGACGGGCTCGGCGCCGACGCCGCCGCCGTGCGACTGGTCGACATGAGCCGGGCCGGGCGCAACCCCGGGCGCATCCTGCCCGCCGTCCTGCACGACTTCGCCGACGCGCACCCCGGCGGGCGCGTGCGCATCATCGGCGAGCCCATCTGGCCCGGCCGCTCGGCGACCGAATACCCGGCCTGCGCGCAGCACGAGGCGCTGATCAACCTGTCCTTCGCCGGGCGGCACGTCACGATCCTGTGCCCGTACGACGTGGCCGCGCTGACCCCCGAGGTCGTCGAGGAGGCCACGCGCACCCACCCGGTGCTGTGGGACGACGAGGGCGAGCGCCCCAGCGCCCACTACGCGCCCGGCCAGGTGGTCGAGGAGCACAACCGGCCCTTCCCCGAGCCGGCCGAATACCTCGCCCTGCGCTTCGACCACACCAACCTGTCGGCGGCGCGCCACCTCGCCACGCGCCGGGCCGCCCTGCTGGGCTTCGCCGGCGACCGGCTCGACGACATCCGGCTGGTCGTCGCCGAGCTGGGCGCCAACAGCCTCGACCACGGCGGCGGGGCCGGCACGATCCGGGTGTGGGCCGAGGACGATCGGCTGGTGTGCGAGGTGAGCGACCGGGGCCACATCCGCGACCCGCTGGCGGGGCGCAGGCCGGTCGACCCGCGCCTGCCGGGCTCGCGCGGCCTGCTCATCGTCAACCTGCTCGCCGACCTCGTACGCGTCCACACCCGGCCGGGCGCGACCGTCGTCCGCGCCTACTTCGACCGGGCCGCCGCCCCGCGAGCCGCCGGCTGA
- a CDS encoding DUF1707 SHOCT-like domain-containing protein: MSDLHMLVSDEDRERTTKQLQQAFAEGRLTRPELEERIGLALTARTYGDLLGLITDLPAAQAVPAPEDVVELETKNDHVKRSGDWAVPRRLRVVSKYGGVDLDLSEAVIPHPVVEIDLELAYGSAKIVLPEGGTANVDGVRSDWGRVSTGDVPGRPRAGAVHVVITGTAKYGGVSVRYPRKRWFTH; the protein is encoded by the coding sequence ATGTCGGATTTGCACATGCTGGTCTCCGATGAGGACCGTGAGCGGACGACCAAGCAGCTCCAGCAGGCTTTCGCCGAGGGCCGTCTCACGCGCCCGGAGCTGGAGGAGCGCATCGGGCTGGCCCTGACCGCCAGGACCTACGGCGACCTGCTGGGCCTGATCACCGATCTGCCGGCCGCGCAGGCCGTCCCCGCGCCCGAGGACGTGGTCGAGCTGGAGACGAAGAACGACCACGTCAAGCGCTCCGGCGACTGGGCGGTGCCGCGCCGGCTGCGGGTGGTCTCCAAGTACGGCGGCGTCGACCTCGACCTGTCCGAGGCGGTCATCCCTCACCCAGTGGTGGAGATCGACCTGGAGCTGGCCTACGGCTCCGCCAAGATCGTGCTGCCCGAGGGCGGCACGGCGAACGTGGACGGCGTCCGCAGCGACTGGGGCCGCGTCTCGACCGGCGACGTCCCCGGCCGCCCGCGGGCCGGCGCCGTGCACGTGGTGATCACCGGCACCGCCAAGTACGGCGGGGTCAGCGTGCGCTACCCGCGCAAGCGCTGGTTCACCCACTGA
- a CDS encoding aromatic ring-hydroxylating oxygenase subunit alpha gives MTTTSSLIPTLPGRSYSDPDVFADEQAKIFESLWFCAVRGEDAPRPGSFRTVQVGRENVLVVRGRDHRLRAFLNVCRHRGARLCDEPAGEVRRTIRCAYHAWSYDLDGHLAAAPNLARMPDVDRVAHGLIPVHLREWLGYAWVCLAAEPPSFEESVTGAATERLGDPAAIERYQVDGLALGRRVSYDVRANWKLIVENFMECYHCATIHPELVAVLPEFAGGYAAQYYVGHGAEFAERAEGFTVDGGPGFGKLPGVSPEQDRRYYAITVKPQVFVNLVPDHVILHRMFPLAVDRTLVECDWLYHPGVVASGADLSRSVELFHRVNEQDFDACERTQPGMSSRAYREGGVLVPSEHHIALFHQWVNQRLRG, from the coding sequence TTGACCACCACGTCGAGCCTGATCCCCACGCTCCCCGGCCGCTCCTACTCCGACCCGGACGTCTTCGCCGACGAACAGGCCAAGATCTTCGAAAGCCTCTGGTTCTGCGCCGTGCGCGGCGAGGACGCGCCGCGCCCGGGATCGTTCAGGACCGTCCAGGTGGGCAGGGAGAACGTGCTCGTGGTCCGCGGCCGCGACCACCGGCTGCGGGCCTTCCTCAACGTCTGCCGGCACCGCGGCGCCCGGCTCTGCGACGAGCCGGCCGGCGAGGTCAGGCGGACGATCCGGTGCGCCTACCACGCCTGGTCCTACGACCTCGACGGCCACCTGGCCGCCGCCCCCAATCTCGCCAGGATGCCCGACGTCGACCGCGTCGCCCACGGCCTCATCCCCGTCCACCTCCGCGAATGGCTCGGCTACGCCTGGGTGTGCCTGGCCGCGGAGCCGCCCTCGTTCGAGGAGAGCGTCACCGGCGCGGCCACCGAACGGCTCGGCGACCCCGCCGCCATCGAGCGCTACCAGGTGGACGGCCTCGCGCTCGGCCGCCGCGTCAGCTACGACGTCCGGGCCAACTGGAAGCTCATCGTCGAGAACTTCATGGAGTGCTACCACTGCGCGACCATCCACCCGGAGCTGGTCGCCGTGCTGCCGGAGTTCGCGGGAGGCTACGCGGCCCAGTACTACGTCGGCCACGGCGCCGAGTTCGCCGAGCGCGCCGAGGGCTTCACCGTGGACGGCGGCCCCGGCTTCGGCAAGCTGCCCGGCGTGTCACCCGAGCAGGACCGCCGCTACTACGCGATCACCGTCAAGCCGCAGGTGTTCGTCAACCTGGTGCCCGACCACGTGATCCTGCACCGGATGTTCCCGCTGGCCGTGGACCGCACGCTCGTCGAGTGCGACTGGCTCTACCACCCCGGCGTGGTGGCCTCGGGAGCCGACCTGTCGCGGTCGGTCGAGCTGTTCCACCGGGTCAACGAGCAGGACTTCGACGCCTGCGAGCGGACCCAGCCCGGCATGTCGTCACGCGCCTACCGGGAGGGCGGGGTGCTGGTGCCGAGCGAGCACCACATCGCGCTGTTCCATCAGTGGGTGAACCAGCGCTTGCGCGGGTAG
- a CDS encoding FAD-dependent oxidoreductase has translation MRVIVVGAGVAGLALARGLLAAGHEAEVYEESPGPRTAGGSVTLWPGSTGILDELKADHTRIGRRLETLESWGSDGRRLVTVDLTAAERRYGHPTVHVARGELVELLAEGVPVTYGARVEHVDPGRAEARLADGTTVRGDVLVGADGRRSVVRGALWGEDPAELTRWVTWQGFLTVPTALTEGSAAVMMSGVKGLCGLIPAGEGRLLWWFDVRSAPGEPLWAGDPHVAERLRERFGGWADPVPAVLEHLSDPDFFPHYRQPVRDVWGKGPTTLAGDAAHTMPPTMAQGANQALEDAWLLARSLGDLRGYERARAKVARRPARLAATELTDMHRPAAGLVPDRLATWLNTAWLRRASTYLLTAS, from the coding sequence ATGAGAGTAATAGTGGTGGGCGCGGGCGTCGCGGGTCTCGCGCTCGCGCGCGGCCTGCTCGCCGCCGGCCACGAGGCCGAGGTGTACGAGGAGTCCCCCGGCCCCCGCACCGCCGGCGGCTCGGTCACGCTCTGGCCGGGCAGCACCGGCATCCTCGACGAGCTCAAGGCCGACCACACCAGGATCGGGCGGCGGCTGGAGACCCTGGAGTCCTGGGGCTCCGACGGCCGCAGGCTGGTCACCGTCGACCTGACGGCCGCCGAGCGCAGGTACGGGCACCCCACCGTGCACGTCGCCCGCGGCGAGCTGGTCGAACTGCTCGCCGAGGGCGTCCCGGTCACCTACGGGGCCCGCGTCGAGCACGTGGACCCCGGGCGGGCCGAGGCGCGGCTGGCCGACGGCACCACCGTGCGCGGCGACGTGCTGGTGGGCGCGGACGGCCGGCGCTCGGTGGTGCGCGGGGCCCTGTGGGGCGAGGACCCGGCCGAGCTGACCCGCTGGGTCACCTGGCAGGGCTTCCTCACCGTGCCCACGGCGCTGACCGAGGGGTCGGCGGCGGTCATGATGTCCGGCGTGAAGGGGCTGTGCGGGCTGATCCCGGCGGGCGAGGGCCGGCTGCTGTGGTGGTTCGACGTGCGCTCGGCGCCCGGCGAGCCGCTGTGGGCCGGCGACCCGCACGTCGCCGAGCGGCTGCGCGAGCGCTTCGGCGGCTGGGCCGACCCGGTGCCGGCGGTGCTGGAGCACCTGTCCGACCCCGACTTCTTCCCGCACTACCGCCAGCCCGTCAGGGACGTGTGGGGCAAGGGCCCGACCACGCTGGCCGGCGACGCCGCCCACACCATGCCGCCCACCATGGCCCAGGGCGCCAACCAGGCATTGGAGGACGCCTGGCTGCTCGCCCGCTCGCTCGGCGACCTGCGCGGCTACGAGCGCGCCCGGGCGAAGGTCGCCCGCCGGCCGGCCCGGCTGGCCGCGACCGAGCTGACCGACATGCACCGGCCCGCCGCCGGGCTGGTCCCCGACCGGCTGGCCACCTGGCTCAACACCGCCTGGTTGCGCCGGGCCAGCACGTACCTCTTGACAGCCTCCTGA
- a CDS encoding TetR/AcrR family transcriptional regulator: MSARGRKPDPTVDHRIRQAAARLVLTHGFDFTMDDVAEAAGVGRASVFRRYPTKRDMLLQTLAGFMNTHVAIPDTGSLEGDLRVVVTDTLALWHRPGISRMARQVYAEAGRDPAVAEIIRTGMRNRMERSWVVYERAIERGELPPNADLWLLTDLFSGLVAYRGLLDLPFPEPEEIVHVLLHGFTPA; the protein is encoded by the coding sequence ATGTCCGCGCGCGGCCGCAAGCCCGACCCCACGGTCGATCACCGCATCAGGCAGGCCGCGGCCCGGCTGGTGCTCACCCATGGCTTCGACTTCACCATGGACGACGTCGCCGAGGCCGCAGGCGTGGGCCGGGCGAGCGTGTTCCGCCGCTACCCCACCAAACGCGACATGCTCCTCCAGACCCTCGCCGGCTTCATGAACACCCACGTCGCGATCCCCGACACCGGCTCGCTGGAGGGCGACCTGCGCGTGGTGGTCACCGACACGCTGGCCCTCTGGCACCGGCCCGGGATCTCCCGCATGGCCCGGCAGGTCTACGCCGAGGCGGGCCGCGACCCGGCGGTGGCCGAGATCATCCGCACCGGCATGCGCAACAGGATGGAGCGGTCGTGGGTGGTCTACGAGCGCGCGATCGAGCGCGGCGAGCTGCCGCCGAACGCCGACCTGTGGCTGCTCACGGACCTGTTCTCCGGTCTCGTGGCCTATCGCGGCCTGCTCGACCTGCCCTTTCCCGAGCCCGAGGAGATCGTGCACGTCCTGCTTCACGGCTTTACGCCGGCTTGA
- a CDS encoding DUF2079 domain-containing protein → MTAETDVATDSAAPPAWRAWTARSLSGHRPRVGAMALLAAVAYAVLGLVKLATFRATTFDLVIVDQAVRNYAAFRPPHIPVLGMFHGRGMDYLQLADHFSPIYALLAPLYWIHDGPETLVLAQAALFAAAVPFLWNYTRRVLGVAPAYLVAAAYALSWPVAQAVAFDAHEVMFVPLLTAIMIERHHAGKELPAFLAMLGLLLVKEDMGLMVAGAGLCLFVMGERWKGVLCAVFGVGAVLLIRGLVTSVFGGSAQDFWAYGHLGPDLPGAVVGIARDPLGALLLPFSEEAKVDTLFLLAWPTLMLCLLSPLSLAALPHVLERMFSDRSQWWQADFQYSAFTVVILFCAGVDGLARLLRWLDRADDTALRLAWSAAVCAVALTLVPKFAFDQLYHPSFYKEPKAAAAAEAVSKVPDGVVVEAPNAVGPALTSRATVLLWSPTSHNAPWVIADTARWDFPFGSFEQQVAKVGELLGQGYVKVFERDGYVVLRR, encoded by the coding sequence GTGACGGCTGAGACCGACGTGGCGACGGACAGCGCCGCTCCCCCCGCATGGCGGGCCTGGACGGCCCGCTCCCTCTCCGGCCACCGGCCGCGCGTCGGCGCGATGGCGCTGCTCGCGGCGGTGGCCTACGCCGTGCTCGGGCTGGTGAAGCTCGCCACGTTCCGGGCGACCACGTTCGACCTGGTGATCGTGGACCAGGCGGTGCGCAACTACGCCGCCTTCCGGCCGCCGCACATCCCCGTCCTCGGCATGTTCCACGGGCGCGGGATGGACTACCTGCAGCTCGCCGACCACTTCTCGCCGATCTACGCGCTGCTGGCCCCGCTCTACTGGATCCACGACGGGCCGGAGACGCTGGTTTTGGCGCAGGCGGCGCTGTTCGCCGCGGCCGTGCCGTTCCTGTGGAACTACACCAGGCGGGTGCTCGGGGTCGCGCCCGCCTACCTGGTGGCGGCGGCGTACGCGCTGTCGTGGCCGGTCGCGCAGGCCGTGGCCTTCGACGCGCACGAGGTCATGTTCGTCCCCCTGCTCACCGCGATCATGATCGAGCGCCACCACGCGGGCAAGGAGCTGCCCGCCTTCCTCGCGATGCTCGGGCTCCTCCTGGTCAAGGAGGACATGGGGCTCATGGTCGCCGGGGCCGGGCTGTGCCTGTTCGTCATGGGCGAGCGGTGGAAGGGCGTGCTGTGCGCCGTGTTCGGCGTCGGGGCCGTGCTGCTCATCCGCGGGCTGGTCACCTCCGTCTTCGGCGGCAGCGCGCAGGACTTCTGGGCCTACGGGCACCTCGGCCCCGACCTGCCGGGCGCGGTCGTCGGCATCGCCCGCGACCCGCTGGGCGCGCTGCTGCTGCCGTTCAGCGAGGAGGCCAAGGTCGACACGCTGTTCCTGCTGGCCTGGCCCACGCTCATGCTCTGCCTGCTCTCGCCGCTGTCGCTGGCGGCGCTGCCGCACGTGCTGGAGCGCATGTTCTCGGACCGCTCGCAGTGGTGGCAGGCCGACTTCCAGTACAGCGCGTTCACCGTGGTGATCCTGTTCTGCGCGGGCGTGGACGGCCTGGCCCGGCTGCTGCGGTGGCTCGACCGCGCCGACGACACCGCGCTCAGGCTGGCCTGGTCGGCGGCGGTCTGCGCGGTGGCGCTCACGCTCGTGCCGAAGTTCGCCTTCGACCAGCTCTACCACCCGTCCTTCTACAAGGAGCCCAAGGCGGCCGCCGCGGCCGAGGCGGTCAGCAAGGTCCCCGACGGCGTCGTCGTCGAGGCGCCCAACGCGGTCGGGCCCGCGCTCACCTCCCGCGCCACGGTCCTGCTGTGGTCGCCCACCTCGCACAACGCGCCCTGGGTGATCGCCGACACCGCCCGCTGGGACTTCCCCTTCGGCTCGTTCGAGCAGCAGGTCGCCAAGGTCGGCGAATTGCTCGGGCAGGGCTACGTGAAAGTCTTCGAACGCGACGGCTACGTGGTGCTGCGCCGCTGA
- a CDS encoding glycosyltransferase family 4 protein, producing the protein MRIFHVSDCYLPRLGGIEVQVADLVRMQRAAGHEVTVATATRGEPLEGVRRIVARMPFDLPVHPRGVGHLTRWIAAGRPDVVHVHTGAVSPFAWMGVRAAARAGAPCVVTVHSMWDPLTRALYRLLRAAYGWQRWGLVATTVSNAAAAPIRAVAGPRVPVRVVSNGLDLSGWAPPPGASDRREEVHVVAVGRLAPRKQPVRLLRLLQAARERVPASIPMRATIVGDGPARGQMERFLARHGMAGWVSLPGRYSREQIAKVLESADVFVAPAPRESFGIAALEARAAGVPVVARAQSGVADFVADGVEGLLGRSLGDLARAVARLCADAELRESIAAHNRSTPPAAGSWPIVLAGFGSAYERARDQRRSTT; encoded by the coding sequence GTGCGGATCTTTCACGTGAGCGACTGTTACCTGCCGCGACTCGGGGGGATCGAGGTCCAGGTGGCCGATCTGGTGCGCATGCAGCGCGCCGCCGGCCACGAGGTGACGGTGGCCACGGCGACCCGCGGCGAGCCGCTGGAGGGCGTGCGCCGCATCGTCGCCAGGATGCCCTTCGACCTGCCGGTCCATCCGCGCGGCGTCGGCCACCTCACGCGGTGGATCGCCGCCGGGCGGCCCGACGTGGTGCACGTGCACACGGGGGCGGTCTCGCCGTTCGCGTGGATGGGCGTGCGGGCGGCGGCGCGGGCGGGCGCGCCGTGCGTGGTGACCGTCCACAGCATGTGGGACCCGCTGACGCGCGCGCTCTACCGGCTGCTGCGGGCCGCGTACGGGTGGCAGCGGTGGGGGCTGGTGGCCACCACGGTCAGCAACGCCGCGGCCGCGCCGATCCGCGCGGTCGCCGGGCCCCGGGTGCCGGTCCGGGTGGTCTCCAACGGCCTCGATCTGTCGGGGTGGGCGCCGCCGCCCGGCGCGTCCGACCGGCGGGAGGAGGTGCACGTGGTGGCGGTGGGCCGGCTCGCGCCGCGCAAGCAGCCCGTCCGGCTGCTGAGGCTGCTCCAGGCGGCCCGGGAGCGGGTGCCCGCCTCGATCCCCATGCGGGCCACGATCGTCGGCGACGGTCCCGCCAGGGGCCAGATGGAGCGCTTCCTGGCCCGGCACGGCATGGCCGGGTGGGTGTCGCTGCCGGGCCGCTACAGCCGCGAGCAGATCGCGAAGGTCCTGGAGTCGGCCGACGTGTTCGTGGCGCCCGCGCCGCGCGAGTCGTTCGGCATCGCGGCGCTGGAGGCGCGCGCGGCGGGGGTGCCGGTGGTGGCGCGGGCGCAGAGCGGGGTGGCCGACTTCGTCGCCGACGGCGTCGAGGGGCTGCTCGGGCGCAGCCTCGGCGACCTGGCGCGGGCGGTGGCGCGGCTGTGCGCCGACGCGGAGCTGCGCGAGTCGATCGCGGCGCACAACCGCTCGACGCCGCCCGCCGCCGGGTCGTGGCCGATCGTGCTGGCGGGGTTCGGCTCGGCCTACGAGCGGGCCCGCGATCAGCGGCGCAGCACCACGTAG